The proteins below come from a single Streptomyces sp. B3I8 genomic window:
- a CDS encoding ATP/GTP-binding protein, whose product MPGFNASDTRVAPPLRGNERTAKLLIAGHFGAGKTTLVQTLSQITPLSTEEVMTSAGVGTDHTDLPGKTKTTVAMDFGRLSLSDDLVLYLFGAPGQKRFFPVLRDLSFGSLGALLLTDTRRLTDTYPILELIEGLALPYAIAVNAFDDAPVHTDERLREVMDLEPSTPLVTCDARDRRSSTNALIVLMRHLLSLAPEASR is encoded by the coding sequence TTGCCGGGCTTCAACGCCTCTGACACCCGGGTGGCGCCGCCCCTGCGCGGCAACGAGCGCACAGCGAAGCTCCTGATCGCCGGCCACTTCGGCGCGGGCAAGACCACGCTCGTCCAGACTCTCTCCCAGATCACCCCGCTCAGCACCGAGGAGGTGATGACCAGCGCCGGCGTCGGCACCGACCACACCGACCTGCCGGGCAAGACCAAGACAACCGTCGCCATGGACTTCGGCCGGCTCTCGCTCAGCGACGACCTCGTGCTCTACCTGTTCGGCGCCCCCGGCCAGAAGCGGTTCTTCCCTGTCCTGCGTGACCTGTCCTTCGGCTCGCTCGGCGCGCTGCTCCTTACCGATACACGCCGCCTGACCGACACCTACCCGATCCTGGAGCTGATCGAGGGCCTCGCGCTGCCTTACGCCATCGCCGTCAACGCCTTCGACGACGCCCCGGTCCACACCGACGAGCGACTGCGTGAGGTCATGGACCTCGAGCCCTCGACACCGCTGGTGACGTGCGACGCGCGCGACAGACGCAGCTCCACCAACGCCCTGATCGTCCTGATGCGCCACCTGTTGTCCCTCGCCCCGGAGGCATCCCGTTGA
- a CDS encoding DUF742 domain-containing protein codes for MNGSRASGGDRLVRAYVVTGGRTAAARNHFDHITLISLSASSPHLDRTRLTPEHRGALDLLSISAYSVAELGAHLVLPLSVMRILLADLMESGHITTQRQITQTTGLDIKLLEDVLAGLQRL; via the coding sequence GTGAACGGGTCCCGAGCCAGCGGCGGAGACCGGCTGGTCCGGGCCTACGTGGTCACCGGTGGCCGAACCGCCGCCGCGCGCAACCACTTCGACCACATCACCCTGATCAGCCTCTCCGCCTCCTCCCCCCACCTCGACCGCACCCGACTGACCCCCGAGCACCGGGGCGCTCTGGACCTGCTGTCCATCAGCGCCTACTCGGTCGCCGAACTCGGGGCGCACCTGGTCCTGCCGCTGAGCGTGATGCGGATCCTGCTGGCCGACCTCATGGAGTCCGGCCACATCACCACCCAACGACAGATCACCCAGACCACTGGGCTCGACATCAAGCTCCTGGAGGACGTCCTTGCCGGGCTTCAACGCCTCTGA
- a CDS encoding roadblock/LC7 domain-containing protein gives MSAPSAPSADLSWILDELVNVPHIRHAVLLSADGLLTAASSGVDRELGETVAAIASGMQSLSRAGAAFASGDPNSPWEQTLTQFGNSFLVLMAAGDGSYLAVGADRDADIGDVSYRTVKTIDRVGQTLGIAPRQDRTGSA, from the coding sequence GTGAGCGCCCCTTCCGCACCCTCCGCTGACCTGAGCTGGATCCTGGACGAGCTCGTCAACGTGCCGCACATCCGGCACGCGGTGTTGCTGTCCGCCGACGGCCTGCTCACCGCCGCCTCCTCCGGCGTCGACCGGGAGTTGGGCGAAACGGTCGCCGCGATCGCCTCGGGCATGCAGTCCCTCAGCCGTGCGGGGGCCGCCTTCGCCAGCGGTGACCCCAACTCGCCGTGGGAGCAGACGCTGACGCAGTTCGGTAACTCCTTCCTCGTCCTCATGGCCGCGGGCGACGGCAGTTACCTGGCCGTCGGCGCCGACCGGGACGCGGACATCGGGGATGTCTCCTACCGCACGGTCAAGACGATCGACCGCGTCGGTCAGACCCTGGGAATCGCGCCGCGGCAGGACCGGACCGGCAGCGCGTGA
- a CDS encoding ATP-binding protein, giving the protein MTALIQDAALALLAPGFVCATVAAVRYRRTAHSHATDKAELEEVLQRAQSLSALRDQEIQHLATHRLPALAGELWGGSGGDAGQPLHPELAGTVFAQAEKEILQYFGTLAEQASTRAEQAAQAAVQSVTRALQALVYEQQRAISSMIDHHDDEKVLADAYEIDHACSQLARKAQIVGLLAGAWPGRQRDETPLLDVVRGAESRIKDYRRVRITGEPTEYVRSTVVEPVVLAVAELLDNAARNSQPGTTVEVYFVHAHNGVSIVIDDAGIGLTPETRADAARLLTGKEPVRLTQLRNPPRLGFLGIGALAERYSFHVSVAQQSDHGGVRAIVHLHRGLLVPAPAPAARQAQLQTPQPDTGFAPSGSSPHPHPHPPEAPQNSGAYPVADDGLPMRRRAKRAHGQPATQPASQPPTDGGRNLAAFVRGTRAPHQNPTDEENTQ; this is encoded by the coding sequence ATGACCGCCCTGATACAGGACGCCGCGCTTGCCCTGCTCGCGCCGGGCTTCGTCTGCGCGACCGTTGCCGCCGTCCGCTACCGCCGGACAGCACACAGCCACGCCACCGACAAGGCCGAACTGGAGGAGGTCCTCCAACGAGCGCAGAGCCTTTCCGCTCTGCGGGACCAGGAGATACAGCACCTGGCCACGCACAGGCTTCCCGCGCTGGCCGGGGAGCTATGGGGCGGCTCCGGTGGCGACGCTGGGCAGCCGCTCCACCCTGAGCTGGCTGGCACCGTGTTCGCCCAGGCCGAGAAAGAGATCCTTCAATACTTCGGCACCCTTGCGGAGCAGGCGTCCACTCGCGCGGAGCAGGCGGCCCAGGCTGCCGTGCAGTCCGTGACACGAGCACTCCAGGCGCTGGTTTACGAGCAGCAGCGCGCGATCAGCTCGATGATCGACCATCACGACGACGAGAAGGTCCTGGCCGACGCCTACGAGATCGACCACGCCTGCAGCCAGCTCGCCCGCAAGGCCCAGATCGTCGGGCTCTTGGCTGGCGCGTGGCCGGGGCGGCAGCGAGACGAAACCCCGTTGCTGGACGTCGTGCGCGGGGCCGAGTCGCGCATCAAGGATTACCGCCGGGTGCGGATCACTGGGGAGCCCACTGAGTACGTCCGCAGCACCGTCGTCGAGCCGGTCGTCCTGGCCGTGGCCGAACTCCTGGACAACGCCGCCCGCAACTCGCAGCCGGGAACGACCGTGGAGGTGTACTTCGTCCACGCGCACAACGGCGTCAGCATCGTCATCGACGACGCCGGCATCGGGCTGACGCCGGAAACCCGCGCTGACGCCGCGCGGCTGCTGACCGGGAAGGAGCCGGTACGCCTGACGCAGCTGCGCAACCCGCCCCGGCTCGGGTTCCTCGGCATCGGCGCGCTCGCCGAGCGCTACAGCTTCCACGTCTCCGTGGCACAGCAGTCCGACCACGGCGGCGTGCGCGCGATCGTCCACCTCCACCGCGGCCTCCTCGTGCCCGCCCCGGCACCGGCCGCACGGCAAGCGCAACTGCAGACGCCGCAGCCGGACACCGGCTTTGCCCCTTCCGGCTCTTCCCCGCACCCGCACCCGCACCCGCCGGAGGCTCCCCAGAACAGCGGCGCGTATCCGGTGGCCGACGACGGCCTGCCCATGCGCCGCCGCGCCAAGCGTGCGCACGGCCAGCCGGCCACCCAGCCTGCCAGCCAGCCGCCGACCGACGGCGGCCGCAACCTTGCCGCATTCGTCCGCGGCACACGAGCTCCCCACCAGAACCCCACCGACGAGGAGAACACCCAGTGA
- a CDS encoding glycoside hydrolase family 15 protein, with the protein MAGRIEDYALIGDMQTAALVCRDGSVDWLCLPRFDSPSVFAGLLGTKENGFWRLGPACADGVNPPAADRRDYEGDSLILRSEWDTLQGTVRVTDFMPPRDGAPQLVRIVEGLSGQVQMRSALRMRFSYGRVAPWVNQVGARTAAVAGPDSVWLDASVASRGEDRTTYSDFTVRAGERIAFTISWQPSHKGEPPLPEPYSALETTGEFWREWVDQCTYSGPYRDAVVRSLITLKALTYAPTGGIVAAPTTSLPEEIGGVRNWDYRYTWLRDAAITLSSMLRTGYREEARAWQDWLLRAVAGDPENLQIMYGIAGERELAEAELDWLDGYEGSTPVRIGNGAADQLQLDVYGETIEALHLADEAGLAPNDHTAALQLKMIAYLQDHWREPDEGIWEIRGPRRHFVHSKVMAWVAVDRTIKLIEAGRAVGPLQQWRELRDAIHRDVCEKGFDQERNTFTQAYSSRELDASLLLIPQVGFLPPEDKRVIGTVEAIQRELSTKDGFILRYRTGGPKASLDGLSGDEGAFLACSFWMADDLAMIGRVDEAQQLFEKLLALRNDLGLLAEEWDPRLKRQVGNFPQAFSHVPLIDTALRLQRARSLAEAA; encoded by the coding sequence ATGGCTGGGCGTATCGAGGACTACGCACTCATCGGGGACATGCAGACCGCCGCCCTGGTATGCCGGGACGGCAGCGTGGACTGGTTGTGCCTACCCCGCTTCGACTCCCCGTCGGTCTTCGCCGGGCTGCTCGGCACCAAGGAGAACGGCTTCTGGCGCCTGGGACCGGCCTGCGCCGACGGGGTGAACCCGCCGGCCGCCGACCGGCGGGACTACGAAGGGGACTCGCTGATCCTCCGCTCGGAGTGGGACACCCTCCAGGGCACCGTGCGCGTCACGGATTTCATGCCGCCACGAGACGGCGCCCCTCAGTTGGTCCGAATCGTCGAGGGCCTGAGCGGCCAGGTGCAGATGCGCTCCGCGCTGCGGATGCGGTTCTCCTACGGCCGCGTGGCGCCGTGGGTGAACCAAGTCGGTGCCCGCACCGCGGCCGTGGCCGGGCCCGACTCGGTCTGGCTCGACGCCTCAGTGGCCTCGCGAGGTGAAGACCGCACGACATATTCCGACTTCACCGTTCGGGCCGGCGAGCGGATCGCCTTCACCATCAGCTGGCAGCCCTCCCACAAGGGCGAGCCCCCGCTCCCGGAGCCGTATTCGGCGCTGGAGACGACCGGCGAATTCTGGCGCGAGTGGGTCGACCAGTGCACGTACAGCGGTCCGTACCGCGATGCGGTGGTCCGCTCGCTGATCACACTGAAGGCGCTCACCTACGCCCCGACCGGCGGGATCGTTGCCGCCCCGACCACCTCCCTGCCGGAGGAGATCGGCGGGGTGCGGAACTGGGACTACCGGTACACCTGGCTGCGGGATGCGGCCATCACGCTCTCCTCGATGTTGCGCACCGGCTACCGCGAGGAGGCGCGCGCTTGGCAGGACTGGCTGCTGCGGGCGGTGGCCGGGGACCCGGAGAACCTACAGATCATGTACGGCATCGCCGGCGAGCGCGAGCTCGCCGAGGCGGAGCTGGACTGGCTGGACGGGTACGAGGGCTCTACCCCGGTCCGTATCGGCAACGGAGCTGCCGACCAACTCCAGTTGGACGTCTACGGCGAGACCATCGAGGCGCTGCACCTGGCCGACGAGGCCGGGCTGGCGCCGAACGACCACACGGCCGCCCTGCAACTCAAGATGATCGCCTACCTGCAGGACCACTGGAGGGAGCCGGACGAGGGCATCTGGGAGATCCGCGGCCCGCGTCGGCACTTCGTCCACTCCAAGGTGATGGCCTGGGTCGCCGTCGACCGAACCATCAAGCTGATCGAGGCTGGGCGCGCGGTCGGGCCGCTCCAGCAGTGGCGCGAGCTGCGGGATGCCATCCATCGGGACGTCTGCGAGAAGGGCTTCGACCAGGAGCGGAACACGTTCACCCAGGCGTACAGCTCCCGCGAGCTGGACGCCTCGTTGTTGCTGATCCCCCAGGTCGGCTTCCTGCCGCCCGAAGACAAACGCGTCATCGGCACGGTCGAGGCGATCCAGCGGGAACTGTCGACCAAGGACGGGTTCATCCTGCGGTACCGCACCGGCGGCCCGAAGGCGAGTCTGGACGGGCTGTCCGGTGACGAGGGCGCCTTCCTGGCTTGCTCCTTCTGGATGGCCGACGACCTCGCCATGATCGGCCGCGTCGACGAGGCGCAACAGCTGTTCGAGAAGCTCTTGGCCCTGCGCAACGACCTGGGATTGCTCGCCGAGGAGTGGGACCCGCGGCTCAAGCGCCAGGTTGGGAACTTCCCTCAGGCGTTCAGTCACGTGCCGTTGATCGACACGGCGCTGCGGCTCCAGCGCGCCCGTTCTCTTGCGGAGGCGGCATGA
- a CDS encoding DUF5999 family protein yields MCQHKPACPSAQATDREAATVVSAHPDQGWSLLCNGVVLFDDTGEILPDGKIVAPRRVTGVVACAAA; encoded by the coding sequence ATGTGCCAGCACAAGCCCGCCTGCCCCTCCGCCCAGGCCACGGACCGCGAGGCCGCCACCGTGGTCTCGGCGCACCCGGACCAGGGCTGGTCGCTTCTGTGCAACGGCGTGGTGCTCTTCGATGACACCGGCGAGATCCTTCCCGACGGGAAGATCGTCGCCCCTCGTCGAGTGACCGGCGTCGTGGCGTGTGCCGCCGCATGA